One stretch of Chiloscyllium plagiosum isolate BGI_BamShark_2017 chromosome 17, ASM401019v2, whole genome shotgun sequence DNA includes these proteins:
- the LOC122558295 gene encoding telomeric repeat-binding factor 2-like isoform X2, with product MAAFSRSPQTEVRPKLLCTRDQVGGGTEAAFPDLERVVNGWTLEFNLHCSFNALRAGQHEQFCAILNVITAILNRPYVDTDEIGKKLLAIQFLSKFENDAISLESVLTILDQMKAEFSLSEDLFQEVRGAVVQQAVVESIKKNCFLEASQILERHFKEGSVDEKLLSAVREKNSSHLDLHLFSYSNLKGKMLLFAESLIDHSEPFLLLSAKTSISRSAEVHDEELRMDCSQEVHQERQASEWNKSTSNPIDKCCICSNRMEIQPGHPNSYVALQTAFCILHKLEADPLTAFKEIDVLDFELVGNSKLQTMTRHKKQTVEENAIQRSDKPAAKCIQAVSRFITDPDSQDEVECLDTVNKSENRLGFHQDNVKSIQTRERDGSLKEISPKETTLRRGKWCNQVNYPGGIEGKEEWSDEEFLFDVPKKISIRNGRTSPTESNFSCSSKRQKWTVEESEWIKLGVKKFGLGNWQKILKHYPFCDRTDPENVP from the exons ATGGCGGCGTTTTCGAGATCGCCGCAGACGGAGGTGAGACCGAAGCTGTTATGCACGAGGGACCAAGTGGGTGGTGGTACTGAAGCTGCTTTCCCGGATCTCGAACGAGTAGTGAATGGTTGGACACTCGAGTTTAACTTGCACTGTTCGTTCAATGCACTCCGAGCTGGGCAACATGAGCAGTTTTGCGCCATTCTGAATGTGATAACAG CTATCTTAAATCGACCATACGTTGACACAGATGAGATTGGAAAGAAACTTCTAGCAATACAATTTCTATCCAAATTTG AGAATGATGCCATATCATTGGAATCTGTTTTAACAATTCTGGATCAGATGAAGGCAGAGTTCTCACTGAGTGAGGATTTGTTCCAAGAGGTCAGAGGAGCTGTGGTGCAGCAG GCTGTAGTTGAGTCCATTAAGAAAAACTGTTTTCTAGAAGCTTCTCAGATCTTGGAACGGCATTTCAAAGAGGGCAGTGTTGATGAG AAATTGCTTTCCGCAGTTCGAGAGAAGAATTCATCCCATCTTGATCTCCATCTGTTTTCATACAGCAATTTGAAAGGGAAGATGCTGCTCTTTGCGGAAAGCTTAATTGACCATTCTGAACCATTTCTTCTTCTC AGTGCAAAAACCTCCATATCAAGATCAGCAGAAGTCCACGATGAGGAATTAAGAATGGACTGTAGTCAAGAGGTGCATCAGGAAAGGCAGGCTTCAGAATGGAATAAATCCACATCAAATCCAATAgataaatgttgtatttgttctAATAG AATGGAAATTCAGCCTGGTCATCCAAACAGCTATGTAGCCCTACAAACAGCATTCTGCATCCTCCATAAATTAGAAGCAGATCCATTGACAGCTTTTAAAGAAATAGATGTATTGGATTTTGAATTGGTTGGAAACAGCAAATTACAAACTATGACAAGACACAAGAAGCAGACGGTTGAGGAAAATGCTATTCAACGATCTGATAAGCCAGCCGCAAAGTGCATACAGGCTGTTTCTCGGTTTATTACCGATCCAGACAGTCAGGATGAGGTAGAATGTCTTGATACAGTAAACAAGTCTGAAAACAGATTGGGCTTTCACCAAGACAATGTGAAATCTATACAAACACGTGAAAGGGATGGCAGTCTTAAAGAAATTTCACCGAAGGAAACCACCTTGCGACGAGGCAAATG GTGTAACCAGGTGAATTATCCTGGAGGCATTGAGGGCAAGGAAGAATGGAGTGATGAAGAATTTCTTTTTGATGTCCCTAAAAAAATTTCCATCC GAAATGGAAGAACTTCACCAACAGAGAGTAATTTTTCCTGTTCATCTAAAAGACAG